A region from the Flexibacter flexilis DSM 6793 genome encodes:
- a CDS encoding Crp/Fnr family transcriptional regulator codes for MQNLLFDFISKYITLTDEEKNAIAALNIFQSVKKGTILLKEGQKSKDSYFVLKGCIRTYYDVDGEEKTTAFYTEMDALTPPCVIGQTPSEYYVSCVEDTILTISNSDMEAEINTKFPKFEIMCRKLSEELLAKKQIDFDEFKTSSPEQRYLNLLEKRPDLVQRVPLHQLASYLGIQPQSLSRLRARILEKKS; via the coding sequence ATGCAAAATTTATTATTTGACTTTATATCCAAATACATCACACTGACCGACGAGGAAAAGAACGCTATTGCAGCTCTGAATATATTTCAGTCTGTAAAAAAAGGGACGATTCTACTCAAAGAAGGCCAGAAATCTAAAGACAGTTACTTTGTACTAAAAGGTTGTATTAGAACTTATTATGATGTAGATGGTGAAGAAAAAACTACTGCTTTTTATACTGAAATGGACGCTTTAACTCCTCCTTGCGTCATTGGCCAAACACCATCCGAATATTATGTAAGTTGCGTAGAAGACACGATCCTGACCATTAGCAATTCGGATATGGAAGCCGAAATCAACACTAAATTTCCAAAGTTTGAGATAATGTGTAGAAAACTCTCGGAAGAATTATTAGCCAAAAAACAAATAGACTTTGACGAGTTTAAGACCTCTTCGCCCGAACAACGATACCTGAATTTATTGGAAAAAAGGCCAGACCTTGTACAACGCGTTCCGCTGCATCAGTTGGCAAGTTATTTGGGCATTCAGCCGCAATCATTGAGCCGACTAAGGGCGCGGATTCTTGAAAAAAAGAGCTAA
- the asnS gene encoding asparagine--tRNA ligase, which translates to MSQKTNIKALLASDAIGSTVTVRGWVRTKRESKNVAFIALNDGSTIHNLQVVADTAKFDENTLRNVTTGACICAVGLLVESAGSGQRVEIQAESIEIYGVSDPEKYPLQPKEHSLEFLREIAHLRPRTNTFGAILRIRHALAYAIHKYFNDNGFYYLHSPIITGADAEGAGEMFRVTTLDAKNPPLDETGSVDFKQDFFGRKTNLTVSGQLQGELGAMALSKVYTFGPTFRAENSNTARHLAEFWMIEPEVAFNDLDDNMELAEDFLKYLINYALTHCADDLAFLDARFRKEEDKKKKEERAELGLLDRLNFVVANPFERLTYTEAVEILIKSKPAQKKQFQYEVNWGTDLQSEHERYLVEKHFKKPVILTNYPTHIKAFYMKQNEDGKTVRAMDVLFPGIGEIIGGSQREENYEKLMARVKEVGIHEEEIWWYLETRKYGTAPHAGFGLGFERLVLFVTGMGNIRDVIPFPRTPQNADF; encoded by the coding sequence ATGAGTCAGAAAACCAATATCAAAGCTCTTTTGGCCTCTGATGCCATCGGAAGTACGGTAACTGTGCGCGGTTGGGTGCGCACCAAACGAGAAAGTAAAAATGTAGCCTTCATTGCGCTAAATGATGGCTCTACTATCCATAATTTGCAGGTGGTAGCCGATACCGCCAAATTTGACGAAAATACACTTCGTAATGTTACCACAGGAGCTTGTATCTGTGCGGTGGGGCTTTTGGTGGAGTCGGCGGGTAGCGGACAACGTGTAGAGATTCAGGCCGAAAGCATTGAGATTTATGGCGTTTCTGACCCCGAAAAATATCCATTGCAACCCAAAGAACACTCTTTGGAGTTTTTGCGTGAAATAGCACACTTACGCCCACGCACCAACACGTTTGGCGCGATTTTGCGCATACGTCACGCGCTGGCTTATGCCATTCACAAATATTTTAACGACAACGGATTCTATTATTTGCACTCGCCAATTATTACGGGAGCAGATGCGGAAGGCGCAGGCGAAATGTTCCGCGTAACGACATTAGACGCTAAAAATCCGCCGTTGGATGAGACAGGAAGCGTGGACTTTAAGCAAGATTTCTTTGGCCGCAAAACCAACCTAACCGTTTCAGGACAGTTGCAAGGCGAGTTGGGAGCAATGGCACTTTCCAAAGTTTATACGTTTGGGCCTACGTTCCGTGCGGAAAACTCTAACACGGCTCGCCACTTGGCGGAATTTTGGATGATTGAGCCAGAAGTGGCGTTCAATGATTTGGACGATAACATGGAGCTTGCCGAAGATTTCTTGAAATATTTGATCAACTACGCCCTGACGCATTGCGCCGACGATTTGGCGTTTTTGGATGCGCGTTTCCGCAAAGAAGAAGACAAGAAAAAGAAAGAAGAACGTGCCGAATTGGGCTTGCTCGACCGTCTTAACTTTGTGGTTGCCAATCCGTTTGAGCGTTTGACTTATACGGAAGCGGTAGAAATTTTGATAAAATCGAAACCTGCACAGAAAAAACAATTCCAGTACGAAGTGAATTGGGGAACAGATTTGCAGTCGGAACATGAGCGTTATTTGGTAGAAAAACATTTCAAAAAACCTGTGATTCTGACCAATTACCCGACGCACATCAAGGCGTTTTATATGAAGCAAAACGAAGACGGCAAAACTGTTCGTGCGATGGACGTACTTTTCCCTGGCATCGGCGAGATTATCGGCGGTTCGCAACGTGAAGAGAATTACGAAAAACTCATGGCACGCGTGAAGGAAGTCGGTATCCATGAAGAAGAAATTTGGTGGTATTTGGAAACGCGTAAATATGGTACAGCACCGCACGCGGGTTTTGGCTTAGGCTTTGAACGCTTGGTGTTGTTTGTTACGGGCATGGGCAACATTCGCGACGTGATTCCGTTCCCGCGCACGCCGCAAAATGCTGATTTTTAA
- a CDS encoding T9SS type A sorting domain-containing protein — protein MKKVLLLVSTFVAGIALNAQAQYPLVSIAQVQTPVGMQADTCADGFNTEYTGDTIRVQGVVMVKGGLAQVQNGRQVWIRDIAGGGPYSTIDIFFRNSPSSPSQPVDVLNLVAGDTVEITGLLEEYQGETELVPLVNGVNLIGPKDATGEPTPRLLTIGALNDANRINKLTVGEQWEGEFVEFQNVTVTAVSPFSNGTRVSFDVVDAQGNKINVSDRFAAARLANGFVPPVVGDVYTSLKGIILHSKNGCAGTSGRGYELDPFDLSHYQKGAAAPSIGGITRNPITPTSTQTVTVQATVTDEGTVTAVKLFYAVGATTTAYTSVDMSNGGSGSVYSATIPAQAEGAFVKYYIRAIDNDNNSNNIPNVPTGNPMFYIVRDAGLSIRDVQYTPYQDGNSGYVGLDVTVTGVVTASTETSNLGYAFVQQEGAQSWAGIWVSGSAMNNKVVGDKVTVTGLVQENFGITRIASTTADKIGTGTIAPLTLSPNVFTAYSFADNEQYEGMLVKIANPVAGKGLFVVDTNADAPSNFGEYRVGLDKYDPATGMRVLVGRQTSSTYSSLAVSYVNNLKWATTDGTMSVTPTLVAAGDSMMSVTGIAYYGFSNMKLLPRNNADFEGYTVTSSKKSLANSDFVSLYPVPAANVLNVSLTKAGAYTLSISDLAGRQVMSQVVEGNTQVNTSAINSGLYFVTMTDAKGQKYSAGRLAIVK, from the coding sequence ATGAAAAAAGTTTTATTATTAGTTTCAACGTTTGTAGCAGGGATTGCGCTAAATGCTCAAGCGCAGTATCCACTTGTGTCTATTGCACAAGTTCAGACCCCTGTAGGTATGCAAGCTGATACTTGTGCCGACGGATTTAACACAGAATATACAGGCGATACTATCCGCGTACAAGGTGTAGTAATGGTAAAAGGCGGTTTGGCGCAAGTGCAAAACGGTCGCCAAGTTTGGATTCGCGACATCGCAGGCGGTGGTCCTTATTCTACTATCGACATATTTTTTAGAAACTCTCCTTCTTCGCCAAGCCAACCTGTTGACGTGTTGAACCTTGTAGCAGGTGACACCGTAGAGATCACGGGCTTACTTGAAGAATATCAAGGAGAAACAGAACTTGTACCTTTGGTTAATGGTGTAAACCTTATCGGCCCTAAAGATGCAACAGGTGAACCAACTCCACGTTTGCTTACTATCGGCGCATTAAACGATGCCAACCGTATCAACAAACTTACTGTTGGTGAGCAATGGGAAGGTGAATTTGTAGAATTTCAAAACGTAACGGTTACGGCTGTGAGCCCTTTCTCTAATGGCACACGCGTAAGCTTCGACGTTGTAGATGCACAAGGCAACAAAATCAACGTAAGTGACCGTTTTGCTGCTGCTCGTTTGGCCAATGGTTTTGTTCCGCCAGTAGTAGGTGACGTTTATACAAGCCTTAAAGGTATTATTCTTCACTCAAAAAATGGTTGTGCTGGTACAAGCGGTCGTGGTTATGAACTTGATCCATTCGACTTGTCTCACTATCAAAAAGGTGCTGCTGCCCCTTCTATCGGTGGTATCACTCGCAACCCAATTACTCCAACTTCTACACAAACTGTTACGGTACAAGCTACTGTAACTGACGAAGGAACTGTTACTGCCGTAAAACTTTTCTATGCGGTGGGTGCGACTACAACTGCTTACACTTCTGTGGATATGAGCAACGGCGGTAGCGGTAGCGTTTATTCTGCTACTATCCCAGCTCAAGCAGAAGGTGCTTTTGTAAAATACTATATCCGTGCTATCGACAACGATAACAACTCAAACAATATCCCTAATGTACCGACAGGTAACCCTATGTTCTATATCGTGCGTGACGCAGGTCTTTCTATCCGCGACGTACAATACACGCCTTACCAAGACGGTAACTCTGGTTATGTAGGTCTTGACGTAACAGTAACAGGTGTAGTTACAGCTTCAACAGAAACAAGTAACTTAGGTTATGCTTTCGTGCAACAAGAAGGCGCACAAAGCTGGGCTGGTATTTGGGTAAGTGGCAGTGCCATGAACAACAAAGTAGTAGGTGACAAAGTAACTGTTACAGGTTTGGTACAAGAAAACTTCGGTATCACTCGTATCGCTTCTACAACTGCCGACAAAATTGGTACAGGCACGATTGCTCCGCTTACACTTAGCCCTAACGTCTTCACAGCTTATAGCTTTGCAGACAACGAACAATATGAAGGTATGTTGGTGAAAATCGCTAACCCTGTAGCTGGTAAAGGTTTGTTTGTAGTGGATACTAACGCTGATGCTCCTTCTAACTTCGGCGAATACCGCGTAGGTTTGGACAAATACGACCCTGCAACAGGTATGCGCGTATTAGTTGGTCGTCAAACATCTTCTACTTACTCTTCTTTGGCTGTTTCGTATGTAAACAACTTGAAATGGGCTACTACAGACGGTACAATGAGCGTAACACCTACATTGGTTGCTGCTGGCGACTCAATGATGAGTGTAACGGGTATCGCTTACTACGGCTTCAGCAACATGAAATTGTTGCCACGCAACAACGCAGATTTTGAAGGCTACACAGTTACTTCATCTAAAAAATCTTTGGCTAACAGCGATTTCGTATCTTTGTACCCAGTTCCTGCCGCTAACGTTCTTAACGTAAGCCTTACAAAAGCAGGTGCTTATACATTGAGCATTTCGGATCTTGCTGGCCGTCAAGTAATGAGCCAAGTAGTAGAAGGCAATACACAAGTAAATACTTCTGCTATCAACTCAGGTTTGTATTTCGTAACAATGACAGATGCTAAAGGCCAAAAATACAGTGCTGGTCGTTTGGCTATCGTGAAATAA
- a CDS encoding DUF1003 domain-containing protein — protein sequence MKKHKQYLQKMLASEDAQMQKLHDIVQDAIMEEQLLTSKLSDDEENPSFGDRLADKVADFGGSWAFIITFGSILLCWIILNSFILISKPFDPYPYILLNLLLSCVAAMQAPVIMMSQNRQEAKDRKRSENDYMINLKSELEIRNLHQKIDLSTEEQYKHLCEIQQQQIELMLDILKHVKNPSAAGKTDSSNKA from the coding sequence ATGAAAAAACACAAACAATATCTTCAAAAAATGTTAGCGTCGGAAGATGCACAGATGCAGAAGCTACACGACATCGTACAAGATGCCATTATGGAAGAACAATTGCTTACTTCCAAACTCTCCGACGATGAGGAAAACCCCAGTTTTGGCGACCGTCTGGCCGACAAAGTAGCCGACTTCGGCGGTAGTTGGGCGTTTATCATTACGTTTGGGAGTATTTTGCTTTGCTGGATTATTCTTAATTCATTTATCCTGATTTCCAAACCCTTCGACCCCTACCCTTACATTCTCCTGAATCTTTTGTTGTCGTGTGTGGCGGCCATGCAAGCCCCCGTGATTATGATGAGTCAAAACCGCCAAGAGGCCAAAGACCGCAAACGCAGCGAAAACGACTACATGATTAACCTCAAATCCGAGCTGGAAATCAGGAACTTACACCAAAAAATTGACCTCTCGACCGAAGAGCAGTACAAGCATTTGTGCGAAATCCAGCAACAGCAAATAGAACTGATGCTTGATATTCTCAAGCACGTTAAAAACCCGTCGGCGGCTGGCAAAACAGATAGCAGCAACAAAGCCTAA
- a CDS encoding glutamine synthetase III family protein yields the protein MATLRFKALEYATNRQAVPVSRPAEKISDYFGVNVFGKKAMQEYLPADVYKQLSHAIETGSKIDESVAEAVAAGMKSWAMGKGATHYTHWFQPLTGATAEKHDAFFEPDGDKALEKFKGSALVQQEPDASSFPNGGIRNTFEARGYTAWDPSSPAFIIETHSGKTLCIPTIFVSYTGEALDHKTPLLKALAAVDKAAVAVCEYFDRDVTRVSATLGAEQEYFLVDKALFSARPDLIMSGRTVFGHSPAKGQQLEDHYFGSIPPRVHNFMLDFETEVLKLGIPIRTRHNEVAPGQFECAPSFSEINLAIDHNQLLMDVMNRVADRHNLRVLFHEKPFAGINGSGKHNNWSLITNTGKNLLSPGKRPKDNLLFLTFFVNTIMAVYEHADLLRASIASAGNDHRLGANEAPPAIISAFLGSQLSAVLDSLEKDTSLIEKGDNMYLKLGIDKIPEILLDNTDRNRTSPFAFTGNKFEFRAVGSSANSALPMAVLNTIVAAQLEAFKTEVDALIEKGTKKEVAIITVIKEYIKVSKNIRFEGNGYSDEWVEEAAKRGLSNVKTTPVALDAYVSEKSRALFQAHGIFGERELEARHEIYLEEYIKKVQIESRVMGDLAMNHVIPTAVAYQNKLIVNVKGLKDLGLGEEHTQSTLETIKEISTHITAIKTKVDAMTEARKVANNIAHSRERAIAYCDDVKAYFDVIRYHVDKLELLVDDEDWPLVKYRELLFLK from the coding sequence ATGGCAACATTGCGATTTAAAGCCTTAGAATACGCCACTAACCGCCAAGCGGTGCCAGTGAGCCGCCCAGCAGAGAAAATCTCTGATTATTTTGGTGTAAATGTTTTTGGTAAAAAAGCAATGCAGGAATACTTGCCTGCTGATGTTTACAAACAGTTGAGCCATGCTATCGAAACTGGTAGCAAAATAGATGAATCAGTTGCCGAAGCTGTTGCCGCAGGTATGAAAAGCTGGGCAATGGGCAAAGGTGCAACACACTACACGCACTGGTTTCAGCCTTTGACGGGTGCTACTGCCGAAAAACACGACGCTTTCTTTGAGCCAGACGGCGACAAAGCCCTCGAAAAATTCAAAGGTAGCGCGTTGGTACAACAAGAACCAGATGCCTCTTCTTTCCCGAACGGCGGTATCCGCAACACGTTCGAGGCGCGTGGTTATACAGCTTGGGATCCTTCGTCTCCAGCTTTCATTATCGAAACTCACTCGGGCAAAACACTTTGTATCCCGACTATCTTTGTATCTTATACAGGCGAGGCACTCGACCACAAAACACCATTGCTGAAGGCGTTGGCGGCTGTGGACAAAGCTGCCGTAGCGGTATGCGAATATTTTGACCGCGACGTAACACGCGTTTCGGCTACACTTGGCGCAGAACAAGAATATTTCTTGGTGGATAAAGCCTTGTTCTCGGCTCGTCCTGACCTTATTATGAGCGGTCGTACCGTATTCGGTCACTCGCCAGCCAAAGGCCAACAATTGGAAGACCATTATTTTGGTTCAATTCCGCCACGTGTACACAACTTTATGCTTGATTTTGAAACGGAGGTTTTGAAATTGGGTATTCCGATTCGTACGCGCCACAACGAAGTAGCACCAGGTCAGTTTGAATGTGCGCCTTCTTTCTCTGAAATCAACTTGGCCATTGACCACAACCAATTGCTCATGGACGTGATGAACCGCGTAGCCGATCGCCACAACCTTAGAGTATTGTTCCACGAAAAACCATTCGCGGGCATCAACGGTAGCGGTAAGCACAACAACTGGTCTTTGATTACGAACACAGGCAAAAACTTGCTTTCTCCGGGCAAACGTCCGAAAGATAACTTGTTGTTCCTTACGTTCTTCGTGAACACGATTATGGCCGTGTACGAACATGCAGATTTACTTCGCGCAAGTATCGCTTCGGCAGGCAACGACCACCGCTTGGGTGCAAACGAAGCTCCTCCAGCGATTATTTCGGCGTTCTTGGGTTCGCAACTTTCGGCGGTATTGGATTCTTTGGAAAAAGATACTTCCCTTATCGAAAAAGGCGACAACATGTATTTGAAATTGGGTATTGATAAAATCCCAGAAATTTTGTTGGACAACACAGACCGTAACCGTACTTCGCCGTTTGCTTTCACAGGCAACAAATTCGAGTTCCGCGCGGTGGGTTCGTCGGCCAACAGTGCTTTGCCAATGGCCGTATTGAACACGATTGTAGCTGCTCAATTGGAAGCGTTCAAAACGGAAGTTGATGCGCTTATCGAAAAAGGCACGAAAAAAGAAGTAGCGATTATTACCGTTATTAAAGAATACATCAAGGTTTCTAAAAACATTCGTTTTGAAGGCAATGGCTATTCGGACGAATGGGTAGAAGAAGCGGCTAAACGTGGTTTGTCGAACGTGAAAACTACGCCTGTGGCACTTGATGCGTATGTTTCGGAAAAATCGAGAGCGTTGTTCCAAGCACACGGCATTTTCGGAGAGCGTGAATTGGAAGCTCGCCACGAAATTTATTTGGAAGAATACATTAAGAAAGTACAAATCGAGTCGCGCGTAATGGGCGATTTGGCTATGAATCACGTCATTCCGACGGCGGTGGCGTACCAAAACAAACTTATAGTCAATGTGAAAGGCTTGAAAGATTTGGGCTTGGGCGAAGAGCATACACAAAGCACATTGGAAACTATCAAAGAAATCTCGACGCACATCACGGCCATCAAAACGAAAGTGGATGCCATGACGGAAGCACGTAAAGTAGCAAATAACATTGCACATTCGAGAGAACGCGCCATCGCTTATTGCGACGATGTGAAAGCGTATTTCGATGTGATTCGTTACCACGTGGACAAGCTGGAGTTGTTGGTAGATGACGAAGATTGGCCTTTGGTGAAATACCGCGAATTGCTTTTCTTGAAATAA
- a CDS encoding MFS transporter — MQETPKHDAYAALRNPEYRFFLLGRVGMTLALQIQAVSVGWQIYSLTHDPFSLGLIGLTEAIPALSISLFAGYVADTRSRKKIIFWCLSLLLLASSLLLAVSYDVGQMLTLMGTAPIYGLIFLTGVARGMIGPAIFALMPQIVSRDLYANAVTWNSTSWQASSVLGPALGGLIYGFAGMHAAYASQVVLLAVAMFAFGLISPKPIPTSDKRQDFWANLTEGIRFVFGNQVILSAMSLDLFAVLFGGAVALLPVFASDILKVGAQGLGLLRAAPAVGSVLMALFIAHYPIKRNAGKIMLACVAAFGLCMIGFALSDSFIISLIMLALSGVVDSVSVIVRSTLIQLNTPENMKGRVSAVNNMFIGSSNEIGEFESGTAARLLGVVPSVIFGGCVTLGVVSFTALKADKLRKLDL; from the coding sequence ATGCAAGAAACGCCAAAACATGATGCTTACGCGGCTTTGCGTAATCCCGAATATCGTTTTTTCCTTTTGGGGCGTGTGGGCATGACCTTAGCCCTCCAGATACAGGCCGTTAGTGTTGGTTGGCAAATTTATAGCCTCACGCACGACCCATTTTCTTTGGGACTTATCGGCCTTACGGAAGCTATTCCTGCGCTAAGTATTTCGCTTTTTGCGGGTTATGTGGCCGACACGCGTAGTCGTAAAAAAATCATTTTTTGGTGTTTGAGCCTTTTGCTATTGGCCTCGTCGCTGTTGCTGGCCGTAAGTTACGATGTTGGGCAAATGCTTACGCTCATGGGTACGGCTCCGATTTATGGACTTATTTTCCTGACGGGTGTGGCGCGTGGCATGATTGGCCCTGCGATTTTCGCGCTGATGCCCCAAATCGTTTCGCGCGACCTCTACGCCAATGCCGTAACTTGGAACAGTACTTCGTGGCAAGCCTCGTCCGTGCTTGGCCCTGCTCTTGGTGGTCTTATTTATGGTTTTGCAGGCATGCACGCAGCCTATGCTTCGCAAGTAGTGCTGTTGGCTGTGGCAATGTTTGCATTTGGCCTGATTAGCCCCAAACCTATTCCGACCTCCGACAAACGTCAGGATTTTTGGGCAAACCTTACCGAAGGTATTCGTTTTGTGTTCGGCAATCAGGTGATACTCAGTGCCATGAGTTTAGATTTGTTTGCGGTGCTTTTTGGTGGTGCGGTTGCGCTGCTGCCCGTTTTTGCCTCTGATATACTCAAAGTTGGGGCGCAAGGTTTGGGGCTTTTGCGTGCTGCGCCTGCGGTGGGTTCGGTACTAATGGCTTTATTTATTGCTCATTATCCCATCAAACGCAATGCAGGCAAAATCATGTTGGCTTGCGTGGCGGCTTTCGGTTTGTGTATGATTGGCTTTGCGCTTTCCGACTCATTTATAATTTCGCTTATCATGTTGGCACTCAGTGGCGTGGTGGACAGCGTAAGTGTAATTGTCCGCTCTACGCTGATACAATTGAATACGCCCGAAAACATGAAAGGCCGCGTTTCGGCAGTCAATAACATGTTTATTGGTTCTTCCAACGAAATCGGGGAATTTGAATCGGGAACGGCGGCGCGGCTGCTGGGCGTAGTACCATCGGTCATTTTTGGTGGCTGTGTAACGCTGGGTGTGGTGAGTTTTACAGCCCTGAAAGCCGACAAATTGCGCAAACTGGATTTATAA
- a CDS encoding PspA/IM30 family protein gives MGLMDSLYTLLKSKEKEKETPPEPSPEQLLDEAITQLQFSLRKSEDSFRRAQANQQDVGRQLAQYQDNAKRLNYDAVQAMRQGKEAQARDLLSRKVSAEQQAAQMEQLYRQVSETTAQLEQQRATIQLQLQELRGKKVMLSVQMEKATQQKEVAAVLQNLEANSLPALETQLLQAQLEAGYTPLDMELAQLEKQDQDRRWQAELEQQQKALEQAQLEQQTRKIDSVFKQHEDKEKAIVKQQKAQQQAQQKEDIKQFWEQAAPETPKTNDIDTFFRESMVQQPPQTPTPPPIEQFFEEKKESAVVPNTPALDDFFKEKPSPTPPQTPDFDAFFGKEKEPPTDSQRKIDDFFND, from the coding sequence ATGGGACTAATGGACAGCCTTTATACCTTGCTCAAAAGCAAGGAAAAAGAAAAAGAAACACCACCCGAACCCTCGCCCGAACAGCTTTTGGACGAGGCTATCACGCAATTACAATTTTCTTTGCGCAAAAGCGAAGATTCGTTTCGTAGGGCGCAAGCCAACCAACAAGACGTAGGCCGCCAATTGGCGCAATATCAGGACAATGCCAAACGCCTGAACTACGATGCCGTGCAGGCCATGCGACAAGGCAAAGAAGCACAAGCCCGTGATTTGCTGTCGCGCAAAGTGAGTGCCGAGCAGCAAGCCGCCCAAATGGAACAGCTTTACCGACAAGTGTCCGAAACCACCGCCCAACTCGAACAGCAACGCGCCACCATTCAACTGCAATTGCAGGAGTTGCGCGGCAAAAAAGTGATGCTTTCTGTGCAAATGGAAAAAGCCACCCAACAAAAAGAAGTGGCCGCCGTGTTGCAGAATCTGGAAGCCAACAGTTTGCCTGCGCTGGAAACGCAACTGCTTCAGGCACAATTAGAAGCAGGTTATACACCGCTGGACATGGAACTGGCTCAACTGGAAAAACAAGACCAAGACCGCCGTTGGCAAGCCGAGTTGGAGCAGCAACAAAAAGCCTTAGAACAAGCCCAATTAGAGCAGCAAACGCGCAAAATAGATTCGGTTTTTAAGCAACACGAAGACAAAGAAAAGGCAATCGTGAAGCAACAAAAAGCCCAGCAACAAGCCCAACAAAAAGAAGACATCAAACAGTTTTGGGAGCAAGCCGCCCCCGAAACACCCAAAACGAACGACATAGACACGTTTTTTCGGGAGTCGATGGTGCAGCAGCCTCCACAAACTCCAACACCGCCGCCAATTGAGCAGTTTTTTGAAGAAAAAAAAGAGTCTGCTGTTGTGCCTAACACGCCAGCCTTAGACGATTTTTTCAAAGAAAAGCCAAGCCCAACGCCTCCGCAAACGCCTGATTTTGATGCGTTTTTTGGGAAAGAAAAAGAACCGCCAACCGACTCGCAACGAAAAATTGACGATTTTTTTAATGATTAA
- a CDS encoding GH3 auxin-responsive promoter family protein, which yields MGIRAFLSKPLAAYVVSKQRKWARTPKQTQEAVFMNLIENGKKTVFGKDHDFDNIRNYEDFKKRVPVRDYEQLKDYIQQVVDGKENILWPGKPMYLAKTSGTTSGVKYIPLSRESVPYHINAARNAILNYVHETGNSAFLDKKLIFLSGSPALQTKNGIFVGRLSGISNHHVPGYLRTNQMPSYETNCIEDWEEKLDKIIDETLSQPMSLISGIPPWVQMYFDRIEARTGKKIKDVFPEFSVFIYGGVNFEPYRKKLFESIGKQIDSIELYPASEGFIAYQDSQKEKGMLLLLDGGMFYEFIPTEEYFNENPTRLSIGEVELDKNYALVINNNAGLWGYSIGDTVKFVSKNPYRIVVTGRIKHFISAFGEHVIAEEVEKAMQYAMQYHPEAEIVEFTVAPQVTPEEGLPHHEWLIEFAKMPANLPAFARRLDERMRKLNIYYDDLITGNILRPLEITALQTDAFREYMKTQGKLGGQNKVPRLANDRKIADALAQWQK from the coding sequence ATGGGAATAAGAGCATTTTTAAGCAAACCGTTGGCCGCCTACGTGGTGAGCAAACAACGCAAATGGGCCAGAACGCCCAAACAAACGCAAGAAGCTGTGTTTATGAATCTTATCGAAAACGGAAAAAAGACTGTTTTCGGCAAAGACCATGACTTTGACAATATTCGCAATTACGAAGATTTCAAAAAGCGCGTACCCGTTCGCGATTACGAGCAACTCAAAGATTATATACAACAGGTCGTAGATGGCAAAGAAAATATTCTTTGGCCAGGCAAACCCATGTATTTGGCCAAAACGTCGGGCACTACGTCGGGCGTAAAATATATTCCGCTTTCGCGCGAGTCGGTGCCGTACCACATCAACGCGGCGCGTAATGCCATCTTGAACTATGTGCACGAAACTGGCAACAGTGCTTTTCTGGACAAAAAACTTATTTTCTTGTCGGGTAGCCCTGCGCTTCAAACCAAAAACGGGATTTTTGTGGGGCGTTTGTCGGGCATCTCCAACCATCACGTACCCGGCTATTTGCGCACCAATCAAATGCCAAGCTACGAAACCAATTGCATTGAAGATTGGGAAGAAAAATTGGATAAAATCATAGATGAAACGCTTTCGCAGCCTATGTCCCTGATTTCGGGGATTCCGCCTTGGGTGCAAATGTATTTTGACCGTATTGAGGCACGTACAGGCAAAAAAATCAAAGATGTATTTCCTGAATTTTCGGTGTTCATTTATGGCGGCGTAAACTTTGAGCCGTATCGCAAAAAACTGTTCGAGTCTATCGGTAAACAAATAGATTCGATTGAGCTTTATCCAGCGTCGGAAGGTTTTATCGCTTACCAAGATTCCCAAAAAGAAAAAGGAATGTTGCTTTTGTTGGATGGCGGTATGTTCTACGAATTTATTCCGACAGAAGAATATTTCAACGAAAACCCAACACGTTTGAGCATTGGCGAAGTGGAGCTGGACAAAAATTACGCGCTGGTTATCAACAACAACGCGGGTTTGTGGGGCTATTCGATTGGCGACACTGTCAAGTTTGTTTCCAAAAATCCGTACAGAATCGTGGTAACGGGTCGCATTAAGCATTTTATTTCGGCTTTTGGCGAACACGTAATCGCTGAAGAAGTGGAAAAAGCCATGCAATACGCCATGCAATACCATCCAGAAGCCGAAATCGTGGAATTTACGGTGGCACCGCAAGTAACGCCCGAAGAAGGTTTGCCGCACCACGAATGGTTGATTGAGTTTGCAAAAATGCCCGCCAATTTGCCAGCCTTTGCGCGTCGCCTTGATGAGCGTATGCGCAAGCTCAATATTTATTACGACGATTTGATTACAGGCAATATCCTGCGCCCTTTGGAAATCACGGCGTTACAAACCGACGCTTTCCGCGAGTACATGAAAACACAAGGCAAGCTCGGCGGGCAAAACAAAGTGCCGCGTTTGGCCAACGACCGCAAAATCGCGGATGCTTTGGCGCAATGGCAAAAATAA